The following proteins come from a genomic window of Triticum aestivum cultivar Chinese Spring chromosome 6A, IWGSC CS RefSeq v2.1, whole genome shotgun sequence:
- the LOC123130579 gene encoding uncharacterized protein translates to MDAHDSVVFPTFDPPDIPTHLGGVGHWVSIFLDLKNSRFQLLNSYYGPNDDCAVRLFRRMTDNIKKLWNNANNDRETPFSPLSIDHFPLDWIDVPQQTNNIDCGFFMLTKVNSFHEEVLANYSHDNIADIRKTWLYSIASSNLFETYFQGLFGYYTLDPLDLTDYHYSFLGSQEYQPREESMSTTLREDDSS, encoded by the exons atggatgcacatgattct GTTGTTTTCCCCACTTTTGACCCACCTGACATTCCTACTCACTTGGGTGGTGTTGGTCATTGGGTTTCAATATTTcttgacctgaagaattcaaggttccagcttctcAACTCCTACTATGGACCAAACGATGATTGTGCGGTACGTCTGTTTCGGCGGATGACTGATAACATCAAGAAGCTTTGGAACAATGCCAACAacgacagggagacacccttcagtcctCTTTCTATTGACCATTTCCCTTtggattggattgatgtccccCAGCAAACCAACAA TATCGACTgcggattcttcatgcttacgaaAGTTAATTCGTTTCATGAAGAGGTTCTTGCAAACTATTCCCATGATAATATCGCAGATATCAGAAAGACGTGGTTGTACTCAATTGCTTCTTCTAACCTATTTGAAACATACTTCCAAGGTCTGTTTGGCTACTATACAT TGGACCCGTTGGACttgaccgattaccactactcattcctcgggtcacaggaataccagcctagggaggaaTCGATGAGTACAACTCTGAGAGAAGATGATAGCTCTTGA
- the LOC123129578 gene encoding uncharacterized protein: MNMPQEENDDDNMLQEEADDDDNMLEEEADDNDNMLQEDDSMLQEATGGQQLRRQRQSMPDEQRYAAYMALHTLNLARGGKFKRNDKKDVAQIFQVGVQHIRKIWTIAERQKALGQEVNVSTGRKGRCGRKGKDDTLSKIPTVPLNRRSTLRSLARQLGVSHTTLYKKLKLRKIRRHSNRLKPFLKENNRRERIKFCLSMLDETTLAAPRPKFISMHNIVHIDEKWFYMTKMNRCYYLLPEEDDPVRTVRNKNCIGKVMFLTAVARPRYDTEGNMTFSGKIGVWPFVQEIPAARRSEYRARGTIEIKSVNVNRRVMRRYMIEKVVPGIKEVWPTDDTNPILIQQDNARTHILPGDAEFAEVVATTGLDIKIINQPPNSPDLNALDLGYFRSLESLTDCRAPTTIKELIQGVQEEFDEYDAGKLNRIFLTLQTVMVEVMNHGGENSYKIPHLRKDRLERQGILPPRIHFPREVYENAMEILEQDIME, from the exons ATGAATATGCCCcaagaagaaaatgatgatgacaaTATGCTCCAAGAAGAAGCAGATGATGATGACAATATGCTCGAAGAAGAAGCTGATGATAATGACAATATGCTCCAAGAAGATGACAGTATGCTACAAGAAGCAACAG GTGGTCAGCAGTTACGTAGGCAAAGACAGTCAATGCCAGATGAGCAGAGATATGCTGCCTACATGGCACTACATACCCTCAATCTGGCTAGGGGTGGCAAATTCAAAAGAAATGACAAGAAGGatgttgctcaaatttttcaagttGGTGTTCAACATATTCGAAAAATCTGGACGATAGCAGAGCGACAAAAAGCACTTGGTCAGGAGGTGAATGTGTCCACTGGAAGGAAAGGAAGATGCGGAAGAAAAGGAAAGGATGATACTCTATCCAAAATCCCCACAGTTCCTTTGAATCGAAGGTCGACTCTCAGGTCACTTGCTCGCCAACTGGGTGTCAGTCATACTACACTCTACAAAAAACTGAAGCTTCGCAAGATTAGGAGGCACTCCAATCGTTTGAAGCCATTCTTGAAAGAAAATAATAGAAGAGAAAGGATCAAGTTTTGTTTGTCAATGCTTGACGAGACCACCTTAGCAGCTCCAAGACCTAAATTCATCAGTATGCACAACATTGTGCATATTGATGAAAAGTGGTTCTATATGACAAAAATGAACAGATGCTACTACCTCCTCCCCGAGGAAGATGACCCGGTCAGAACTGTTCGAAACAAGAACTGTATTGGGAAAGTGATGTTTCTGACCGCTGTTGCTCGACCCAGATATGACACTGAAGGCAATATGACATTCTCAGGTAAAATTGGTGTCTGGCCCTTTGTGCAAGAGATTCCCGCTGCTAGAAGAAGTGAGTATAGAGCAAGAGGGACCATTGAAATCAAGTCCGTCAACGTGAACCGACGGGTAATGAGGAGGTATATGATAGAAAAAGTGGTTCCTGGAATAAAGGAAGTCTGGCCCACAGATGATACTAATCCAATATTGATCCAGCAAGATAACGCAAGAACGCACATTCTTCCTGGTGATGCAgagtttgcagaagttgtggctacAACTGGTCTGGACATTAAAATAATAAACCAGCCTCCAAATTCTCCTGATCTAAACGCACTTGATCTTGGATATTTCAGATCCCTTGAGTCTTTGACCGACTGTAGAGCACCCACGACTATCAAAGAACTGATTCAAGGTGTGCAGGAAGAGTTTGATGAGTATGATGCCGGGAAACTCAACAGAATATTTCTAACACTTCAGACCGTCATGGTTGAAGTGATGAACCATGGAGGGGAAAATTCATACAAAATTCCACATTTGCGCAAGGATAGATTGGAAAGGCAAGGAATCCTACCACCTAGGATTCACTTTCCCCGGGAAGTTTATGAAAATGCCATGGAGATTCTAGAGCAAGATATCATGGAGTAG